From Candidatus Ancaeobacter aquaticus, the proteins below share one genomic window:
- the ftsH gene encoding ATP-dependent zinc metalloprotease FtsH encodes MAQKKKNVSPKLPKAALKPMVLWIIVIIATLVLLQMKGFQKNQDKNITYTQFKNAVVAGQVRTFNLMEGNVTAEGQLVDGAHYKVNTFPGDTTLPELLDKNNVDVVIKRSNTFISNIIFTILPPLLLVFFLWFFIYRQMKGMGKGALGFGKSRAKLMNKDKEKDRITFKDVAGIEEAKEEVLEIVDFLKEPKKFQKLGGRIPKGFILIGPPGTGKTLLAKSIAGEADVPFFSISGSDFVEMFVGVGASRVRDLFEQGKKQAPCIIFMDEIDAVGRHRGAGIGGGHDEREQTLNQLLVEMDGFHTNQGVIMIAATNRPDVLDPALLRPGRFDRQVVLDLPDLVGRDCILKVHAKKIVLAKGVDLQIIARGTPGFSGADLANLINEAALLAARHGKKAVTIAELEEARDKVKWGRERRSRKIDDEEKKIIAYHEAGHALILELLEEVEPLHKVTIIPRGIAYLGATMQLSEKDKYLEGKKKILGQICGMMGGRIAEEMIIGDITSGAHNDLKVATRFARMMVCEWGMSEKMGPMTFGERQEHIFLGKEMSRNVDYSESTAVEIDKEIKKIIDESYNRGKKLLADNKDKLIIIAESLLEREVLSGPDITKIVNNEPLAPKAPEPVKDIKPDKNEAEIADETEKSDVIQINDIDIAGETE; translated from the coding sequence AGAACGTTTCACCTAAATTACCAAAGGCAGCTTTAAAACCAATGGTATTATGGATTATAGTCATTATTGCTACCCTTGTATTACTCCAAATGAAGGGATTTCAAAAAAACCAGGACAAGAATATTACCTACACTCAATTTAAAAACGCTGTTGTCGCCGGACAGGTAAGAACATTCAATCTCATGGAAGGGAATGTCACCGCCGAAGGACAGTTAGTTGATGGCGCACATTATAAAGTTAATACGTTTCCCGGAGACACAACCCTACCGGAACTACTTGATAAAAACAATGTTGATGTTGTTATAAAGCGTTCAAACACCTTTATTTCAAATATTATATTTACCATCTTACCGCCGCTACTCCTTGTCTTTTTTCTCTGGTTTTTCATTTATCGTCAAATGAAAGGTATGGGTAAAGGAGCTCTTGGTTTTGGAAAGAGCCGTGCAAAACTTATGAACAAAGACAAAGAAAAAGACCGTATAACATTTAAAGATGTTGCGGGTATTGAAGAAGCAAAGGAAGAAGTATTAGAAATTGTCGATTTTTTGAAAGAACCAAAAAAGTTCCAAAAATTGGGTGGAAGAATCCCTAAAGGATTTATCCTGATTGGTCCTCCGGGAACAGGAAAAACACTTTTAGCAAAATCTATTGCAGGTGAAGCTGATGTCCCATTTTTCTCAATCAGCGGCTCGGACTTCGTTGAAATGTTTGTCGGAGTTGGTGCTTCACGAGTAAGAGATCTCTTCGAGCAAGGTAAGAAACAGGCACCATGCATTATCTTTATGGATGAAATTGATGCGGTAGGAAGACATCGCGGAGCGGGTATTGGCGGTGGCCATGATGAACGAGAACAAACACTTAACCAATTATTAGTTGAAATGGACGGTTTTCACACAAATCAAGGTGTCATAATGATCGCGGCAACCAATAGACCCGATGTGCTTGACCCTGCGCTTCTGAGACCAGGTCGATTTGATAGACAAGTAGTCCTTGACCTTCCTGATCTAGTTGGAAGAGATTGTATCCTTAAAGTACACGCTAAAAAAATTGTCCTTGCAAAAGGTGTTGATTTGCAAATCATTGCCCGAGGCACACCTGGATTTTCCGGGGCTGATCTTGCAAACCTTATTAATGAAGCAGCACTTTTAGCTGCACGACACGGCAAAAAGGCTGTCACCATTGCAGAATTAGAAGAAGCGCGAGATAAAGTAAAATGGGGCCGAGAAAGACGTTCAAGAAAGATCGATGATGAGGAAAAAAAGATTATTGCCTACCATGAAGCAGGTCACGCACTCATCCTTGAACTTCTTGAAGAAGTAGAACCACTACACAAAGTCACTATTATTCCTCGTGGTATTGCCTATCTCGGAGCAACAATGCAATTGTCGGAAAAAGATAAATATCTCGAAGGAAAAAAGAAGATCCTCGGTCAAATATGCGGCATGATGGGCGGAAGAATAGCAGAGGAAATGATCATCGGAGACATTACATCCGGTGCACACAACGACCTTAAAGTCGCCACACGATTTGCGCGTATGATGGTGTGTGAATGGGGAATGAGTGAAAAAATGGGCCCTATGACATTTGGTGAACGCCAAGAGCATATATTCCTCGGCAAAGAGATGTCACGAAACGTAGACTATAGTGAATCTACCGCGGTTGAAATCGATAAAGAAATAAAAAAGATTATTGATGAGTCATACAATCGCGGAAAGAAACTTCTTGCAGATAATAAGGACAAGCTTATTATAATAGCTGAGTCTTTACTTGAACGAGAGGTTCTCTCTGGCCCTGATATCACAAAAATCGTTAACAATGAACCACTCGCTCCAAAAGCGCCAGAACCTGTGAAAGATATTAAACCAGACAAAAACGAAGCTGAAATCGCAGATGAAACTGAAAAAAGTGATGTGATACAAATAAACGATATAGACATTGCCGGAGAAACCGAATAA
- the folP gene encoding dihydropteroate synthase, translated as MAQKSYTIRSQTCTLNFDRPLIMGILNSTPDSFSDGGKFTDPEKALAHAIRMQKEGADIIDIGGESTRPGAEPASVITELSRVIPIIERLTKKLSIPLSIDTTKSVVAGEALKHGAHIINDTSALTDDPRMSKIVKAYDCPVILMHRKGTPRTMQTKPHYKNVIQEIETYFKKRISSLTKSGINEDSIIIDPGIGFGKTVSHNVEIMQKLNMLGSLKRPVAIGVSRKSFIGTITGEKNPKKRLIGSLAAIGVAALKGAHILRVHDVKETKEFLDIFSELLNNN; from the coding sequence ATGGCACAAAAAAGTTATACTATCCGTTCTCAAACGTGCACGCTTAATTTTGATCGTCCCCTCATTATGGGAATACTGAATAGTACTCCTGATTCTTTCTCAGACGGAGGCAAATTCACTGACCCTGAGAAAGCACTCGCACATGCCATACGAATGCAAAAAGAAGGCGCAGACATAATCGATATTGGCGGGGAATCAACGCGCCCGGGCGCAGAACCCGCATCAGTAATAACCGAACTATCCCGCGTCATTCCAATCATAGAAAGATTAACAAAAAAACTTTCTATTCCCCTCTCTATAGACACGACTAAATCGGTCGTTGCAGGAGAAGCACTAAAGCACGGAGCGCACATAATCAATGATACCAGCGCATTAACAGATGACCCCCGCATGAGTAAAATTGTAAAAGCATATGACTGCCCGGTCATTCTCATGCATCGAAAAGGCACGCCTCGGACAATGCAAACCAAACCCCATTATAAAAATGTTATACAAGAAATCGAAACATATTTTAAAAAAAGGATTTCATCTTTAACAAAATCTGGTATAAATGAAGATAGCATCATTATAGATCCAGGTATTGGTTTTGGGAAAACCGTCTCGCACAATGTCGAGATCATGCAAAAACTTAATATGTTAGGTTCGCTTAAAAGACCAGTTGCTATTGGCGTTTCCCGAAAATCATTTATTGGAACTATTACGGGCGAGAAAAACCCTAAAAAACGGCTGATCGGTTCACTAGCCGCGATTGGTGTAGCAGCACTCAAGGGCGCACATATTTTAAGAGTACACGACGTAAAAGAAACAAAAGAATTCTTGGATATTTTTTCGGAACTTTTAAATAACAATT